A portion of the Homalodisca vitripennis isolate AUS2020 chromosome 2, UT_GWSS_2.1, whole genome shotgun sequence genome contains these proteins:
- the LOC124355497 gene encoding DNA replication complex GINS protein PSF3, whose translation MLNLNKYRCHYFSIENILASQERVPCKFTKKVLNMGHLDPSSETKDMEQGTVLELPYWIVKTLSNREVNVVEVEPPKVYKENYRDILKADANVVDLHKMSKFFYQFGKLLSYIETWNSGDMRKMLVQTFRDRFRQLMDWAQHMSADQQMTERLDDLERQVLANGRAAQARQDNWLAQGVGRIVAAEMVINHKKRKLSSLDLK comes from the exons ATGCTTAACCTCAACAAATACAGATGTCATTATTTttctatagaaaatattttagcCTCTCAAGAGAGAGTACCATGTAAATTTACAAAGAAAGTATTAAATATGG GTCATCTTGATCCCAGCTCAGAAACTAAGGATATGGAACAAGGCACTGTGCTTGAGCTACCCTACTGGATAGTAAAGACATTGTCAAACAGGGAAGTGAATGTAGTCGAAGTCGAACCGCCCAaggtttataaagaaaattacag AGACATTTTGAAAGCAGATGCCAACGTAGTAGATTTACACAAAATGTCCAAATTCTTTTACCAGTTTGGAAAACTATTATCATATATTGAAACTTGGAACAGTGGAGATATGCGAAAAATGCTAGTACAG acaTTCCGAGACAGGTTCCGTCAGCTGATGGACTGGGCACAGCACATGTCAGCGGATCAACAGATGACAGAACGGTTGGATGACCTGGAGAGACAGGTGTTGGCAAACGGCCGTGCAGCACAAGCCCGTCAGGACAACTGGCTGGCCCAGGGTGTTGGCCGTATCGTAGCTGCGGAAATGGTCATCAACCACAAAAAACGGAAACTTTCATCTCTTGACTTAAAGTAA